One genomic segment of Lewinellaceae bacterium includes these proteins:
- the fucP gene encoding L-fucose:H+ symporter permease: MISEKKYLIPFILVTSLFFLWGIANILNSALIAHFQPVFDISRAQALLVETAFYFGYFTIALPAGLYMEKHSYKKGIIMGLILYSIGALLFVPAAKSLTFGFFLLALYIIASGLAFLETAANPYVTILGKPENATQRLNFSQSFNGVALVVGPWLAGTLIFAGNEGDLSSLEAKQQAANAVIVPYIGIAVVVALVALFFWRTTMPEPDKGEKMRFDMGIFKKRHLTFAIIAQLLYVGAQASIWGITINYVTALLPGVSKEDASKIYLASGTLLFVIGRFLGTFIMNYIKPQRLLAIYGFIAVLLALGGVVLHGMAAVISVLSINFFMSIMFPTIFALGVKDLHAQTKFGSSLIIMAIVGGAILPPIVGLIADHGSIQTAFVIPAVCFVSVFLYGLWGYRVQPSAG; the protein is encoded by the coding sequence ATGATCTCTGAAAAGAAATACCTGATCCCATTCATCCTCGTGACCAGTTTGTTTTTTTTGTGGGGGATTGCCAACATTCTGAATTCGGCATTGATCGCCCATTTTCAGCCGGTCTTTGATATCTCCCGTGCCCAGGCGTTACTGGTGGAGACGGCATTTTATTTTGGCTATTTTACCATAGCTCTTCCTGCCGGTCTCTATATGGAGAAGCACTCCTATAAAAAGGGGATCATCATGGGACTGATTCTGTATTCCATTGGTGCCCTGCTCTTTGTGCCGGCAGCCAAGTCGCTGACCTTCGGATTTTTCCTGCTGGCCCTGTATATCATTGCCAGCGGTCTGGCCTTTCTGGAGACGGCAGCGAATCCCTATGTGACCATTTTGGGTAAACCGGAAAATGCCACCCAGCGACTGAATTTCTCCCAATCTTTCAATGGGGTAGCCCTGGTGGTAGGACCCTGGCTGGCAGGTACGCTGATCTTTGCCGGCAATGAAGGAGATCTATCCAGTCTGGAAGCCAAGCAGCAGGCGGCTAATGCCGTGATTGTTCCTTACATCGGTATTGCGGTGGTCGTGGCCCTCGTGGCCTTATTCTTCTGGCGTACGACTATGCCGGAGCCGGACAAGGGAGAGAAAATGCGCTTTGATATGGGCATTTTTAAAAAACGCCACTTGACCTTTGCCATCATTGCCCAGTTGCTATACGTCGGAGCGCAGGCATCGATCTGGGGCATTACCATCAATTATGTGACGGCCCTGTTGCCGGGTGTCAGTAAGGAGGATGCATCCAAGATCTATCTGGCTTCGGGTACGTTGCTGTTTGTGATTGGCAGGTTTTTAGGCACATTTATTATGAATTACATCAAGCCCCAGCGTTTGCTGGCGATCTACGGCTTCATTGCCGTGCTGCTTGCGCTTGGAGGGGTGGTATTACATGGCATGGCGGCCGTCATCTCCGTCCTCAGCATTAACTTCTTTATGTCCATCATGTTTCCGACGATCTTCGCGCTGGGAGTTAAAGACTTGCATGCACAGACAAAATTTGGTTCTTCACTGATTATCATGGCCATCGTCGGTGGGGCGATATTGCCTCCGATTGTAGGGCTGATCGCGGATCATGGCAGCATTCAGACGGCGTTTGTCATTCCGGCCGTTTGTTTTGTTTCGGTATTTCTGTACGGCCTCTGGGGGTACAGGGTTCAGCCGTCCGCAGGATAA
- a CDS encoding ABC transporter permease: MLWIENIQIALRNLRANKGRASLTILIIAVGVMALVAILTSLDILIFSLSDNFSRLGANSFSIEPSSQVIQTSDGGRMRKRGEPIKYDQAIDFKDRFEFAASVAISLNCTGNATVRYQDEKTTPTVQVMGIDENYLSTVKYDFASGRNFSIQEVEYGNNRAIIGSDLVNKLYKGNANTALNTSISIGNVKYKVVGVLASKGSSMNQRSDRIILIPLMNAKSQYGTLESNYNVNVSVNNSTEIDEAVSMATGLMRNLRKLRATQDNDFEITKSDGLIDIIKENTATIRWGVIFIAIITLLGAAIGLMNIMLVSVTERTKEIGIIKAVGATQRSIMTQFLTEAVVICQIGGVLAAILGILIGFAVSAIIKGPFIIPWNWIILAIFLCFLVGLLSGLYPALKASRLDPIESLRYE; this comes from the coding sequence ATGTTGTGGATCGAAAACATACAGATTGCTTTGCGCAATTTAAGGGCCAATAAAGGACGGGCCTCCCTCACCATTTTGATCATTGCGGTGGGGGTCATGGCTTTGGTCGCGATCCTGACGTCGCTGGATATTCTGATTTTTTCCCTGAGCGATAACTTCTCCCGCCTGGGTGCAAATTCATTCAGCATCGAACCTTCTTCGCAGGTTATTCAGACCAGTGACGGAGGACGGATGCGCAAACGTGGTGAACCCATCAAGTACGACCAGGCCATTGACTTTAAGGACCGCTTCGAATTTGCTGCATCGGTAGCCATCTCCCTGAATTGTACGGGTAATGCAACGGTACGTTACCAGGATGAAAAAACCACACCCACCGTTCAGGTCATGGGGATCGATGAGAACTATCTTTCGACGGTGAAGTACGATTTTGCTTCGGGGAGGAATTTCTCGATCCAGGAAGTAGAATATGGAAATAACCGGGCCATTATCGGGAGTGACCTGGTCAACAAACTCTATAAGGGAAATGCCAACACAGCCCTCAATACGTCCATTTCCATCGGTAATGTGAAATATAAGGTGGTAGGTGTGCTGGCCTCCAAGGGTTCAAGCATGAATCAGCGGAGTGACCGCATCATCCTTATTCCTTTGATGAATGCCAAGAGCCAGTACGGAACCCTGGAATCCAATTACAATGTCAACGTATCGGTTAATAATTCCACGGAGATCGATGAAGCCGTTTCAATGGCTACCGGGTTGATGCGCAACCTTCGTAAACTGAGGGCTACCCAGGACAACGATTTTGAGATTACCAAGAGTGATGGACTGATTGACATCATCAAAGAAAATACCGCCACCATCCGGTGGGGTGTCATATTTATTGCCATCATCACCCTGCTTGGCGCTGCCATCGGTTTGATGAACATCATGCTGGTCTCGGTGACAGAACGCACCAAGGAGATTGGCATCATCAAGGCTGTCGGAGCCACCCAGCGCAGTATCATGACGCAGTTTTTAACCGAAGCTGTGGTGATCTGCCAGATTGGCGGTGTCCTTGCAGCCATTCTGGGCATTTTGATCGGGTTTGCAGTCAGTGCGATCATCAAAGGACCATTTATCATCCCCTGGAACTGGATCATTCTGGCCATATTCCTGTGTTTCCTGGTAGGGTTATTATCCGGGCTGTATCCGGCACTGAAAGCTTCGCGCCTGGATCCCATTGAATCCCTTCGCTACGAATAA
- a CDS encoding methylglyoxal synthase yields MRIALIAHDGKKPEMVSFILQNRTLFEGFKLCATGTTGKHIEDAGIEVERLLSGPLGGDAQIAAMVATSQIDCVLFFRDPLDKHPHEPDVQMLMRLCDVHNIPLATNPAAARWMLMGMVEDRRRQLSS; encoded by the coding sequence ATACGGATTGCCCTGATTGCCCACGATGGCAAGAAACCGGAGATGGTGTCCTTCATTCTTCAGAACCGCACCTTATTTGAAGGTTTTAAATTATGCGCTACCGGAACAACCGGTAAGCACATCGAAGATGCCGGCATAGAAGTCGAACGTTTGTTATCCGGGCCTCTCGGTGGCGACGCACAAATCGCTGCGATGGTTGCCACCAGTCAGATCGATTGCGTTTTGTTTTTTCGCGATCCGTTGGATAAACACCCGCATGAGCCCGACGTCCAGATGTTGATGCGTCTGTGTGATGTACACAATATCCCTTTGGCTACCAACCCGGCAGCTGCACGCTGGATGCTGATGGGTATGGTGGAAGACCGGCGCCGTCAATTAAGCTCCTGA
- a CDS encoding TIM barrel protein, with product MKRRKFLQDSALWGAGMMIAPSVMNMEKDLFFNISLAEWSFHKALFAKEMDHLDFARTAAQDYGIHGVEYVNQFFKDKAKDMDYLKEMKTRAEGEGVRSLLIMCDGEGGLGDTNDGQRKTAVENHYKWVEAAKFLGCHSIRVNAYGEGTAEEVASAAIDGLGSLAGFAKDYELNVIVENHGGYSSNGQWLTGVMKQIDMPNCGTLPDFGNFCLKGTYANGKMTCEEMYDRYKGVSEMMPFAKAVSAKTHSFDASGNETETDYLRMMKIVKDAGYKGFVGIEYEGSTLSEADGVRASKALLMKVGEQLS from the coding sequence ATGAAAAGAAGAAAATTTCTGCAAGATAGTGCCCTCTGGGGCGCCGGTATGATGATCGCGCCATCCGTGATGAATATGGAAAAAGATCTGTTTTTTAATATCTCATTAGCCGAGTGGTCATTCCATAAGGCCTTGTTTGCCAAAGAAATGGATCACCTGGATTTTGCCCGTACTGCAGCCCAGGACTATGGCATTCACGGTGTCGAATACGTCAATCAGTTCTTTAAGGATAAAGCCAAGGACATGGATTATCTGAAAGAAATGAAAACGCGTGCTGAAGGTGAAGGGGTGCGTTCCCTGCTGATCATGTGCGATGGTGAAGGGGGATTGGGAGACACCAATGATGGTCAGCGGAAGACTGCGGTGGAAAACCATTATAAGTGGGTAGAAGCAGCCAAGTTTCTGGGGTGTCACTCCATCCGGGTGAATGCTTACGGAGAAGGTACTGCTGAAGAAGTGGCATCAGCCGCAATCGACGGACTGGGATCCCTGGCCGGATTTGCCAAAGATTATGAACTGAATGTCATTGTCGAGAATCATGGCGGGTATTCCTCCAATGGTCAGTGGCTGACCGGTGTGATGAAGCAGATCGACATGCCAAACTGCGGTACATTGCCTGATTTCGGCAATTTCTGTCTGAAAGGTACCTATGCCAATGGCAAAATGACCTGTGAGGAAATGTACGATCGTTACAAGGGAGTTTCCGAAATGATGCCTTTTGCCAAAGCGGTCAGTGCCAAAACACACAGTTTCGATGCCAGCGGAAACGAAACAGAAACAGACTACCTCCGGATGATGAAAATCGTCAAGGATGCCGGCTACAAGGGTTTTGTCGGTATCGAATACGAAGGCAGTACTCTCAGTGAAGCCGACGGCGTGCGTGCCAGCAAGGCATTGCTGATGAAGGTAGGTGAACAACTTTCCTAG
- a CDS encoding MerR family transcriptional regulator produces the protein MNFYSIKDLEVYSGIKAHTIRIWEKRYNLLEPSRTDSNIRYYDDHQLIKLLNIATLLESGWKISNISRLDRNRLMTETEKCLHKHSDHAYAIPINGMIAGMFSFDETGIRKIIDSCFRRLGIGVTFKEIIYPLLHRIGMMWRTEEISPAQEHFISAIIRQKILVELDKLPVQAWDAQRGVVLFLPQEEYHEIGLLVTAYLLRNQHIPVVLLGSNTPVTVVQNAVNKLEPAFLITFLITQRKQQEVQVYIDALAEAFPSQKIGVACIQDLLNDIQIPENVLPLHDPDDLKKLIKQNPA, from the coding sequence GTGAATTTCTACAGCATCAAGGACCTGGAAGTCTATTCCGGCATCAAAGCACATACCATCCGGATCTGGGAAAAACGGTATAATTTATTGGAGCCTTCCCGGACAGATAGTAATATCCGCTATTACGATGATCACCAGCTGATCAAATTACTGAACATCGCAACCCTGCTGGAAAGCGGGTGGAAGATCAGCAATATCAGTCGCCTCGACCGGAACCGGCTGATGACCGAAACCGAAAAGTGTTTGCATAAACACAGTGACCACGCCTATGCGATACCCATCAATGGTATGATCGCCGGCATGTTTAGTTTTGATGAGACCGGGATCCGCAAGATCATTGATTCCTGTTTTCGCCGGCTGGGAATCGGGGTGACATTTAAAGAGATCATTTATCCATTGTTGCACCGGATTGGGATGATGTGGAGAACAGAAGAGATCTCACCGGCCCAGGAACATTTTATATCCGCCATCATCCGGCAGAAGATACTCGTCGAACTGGATAAACTCCCGGTTCAGGCATGGGACGCACAGCGGGGCGTCGTGTTGTTCCTGCCACAGGAAGAATACCACGAGATCGGATTGCTGGTGACAGCCTATCTGCTTCGTAACCAGCATATACCAGTTGTCCTATTGGGATCCAACACACCGGTGACGGTCGTGCAGAATGCCGTGAATAAACTGGAACCTGCTTTTTTGATCACCTTTCTGATCACCCAACGCAAACAGCAGGAAGTACAGGTCTATATCGATGCCCTGGCCGAAGCATTTCCCAGCCAAAAGATCGGTGTTGCCTGTATCCAGGACTTGCTTAACGATATCCAAATTCCGGAAAATGTCCTGCCACTGCACGACCCGGACGACCTGAAAAAATTGATCAAACAGAATCCGGCTTAA
- a CDS encoding TrkH family potassium uptake protein — translation MIQFMSIARVLGVLLIIFGMMMATSIGFSLYFQSGDIIPLLQASGITIGSGLLMFFIGLQRKVHIGKREGYLIVALGWIFMTLFGMLPFIISGVIPHTTNAFFETISGLTTTGASILDDIEAVPKGILFWRSLTQWIGGMGIIVLTVALLPLLGIGGIELFVAEVPGPTSDKIHPRIVETARSLWLVYVILTGACTGLLMVAGMTFYDALNHAFTTMATGGFSTKNASIAYYTSPYIQYILVFFMFLAGTNYNLLYFGIRGKLKTMWRSDEFKVYTIFIVGVSIILTGFVLFIVNEPAEKIFRDVLFQVVSIITTTGFVTADYTQWSVALTMFFFILMFLGGSAGSTSGGIKFIRHIVFLKNSFLEFKRLLHPRALIRVKIDHQIVVPRVLTHILVFLLIYLLVFLSGSVVVAFLGMDFISAIGAVATCLANVGPGIGTVGPVNNFAAVPDAAKWFLSFLMLLGRLELFTILLLFTPYFWKSN, via the coding sequence ATGATCCAATTCATGTCCATTGCCCGTGTATTGGGCGTTCTGTTGATCATATTCGGGATGATGATGGCCACCAGCATTGGTTTTTCACTCTACTTTCAAAGTGGTGACATCATTCCTCTGCTCCAGGCCAGCGGAATTACCATTGGTTCCGGATTACTGATGTTTTTTATCGGATTGCAACGCAAAGTCCACATCGGCAAGCGCGAGGGTTATCTGATCGTGGCATTGGGATGGATATTCATGACCCTTTTCGGTATGCTTCCCTTCATCATCAGCGGCGTTATACCTCATACGACAAACGCCTTCTTTGAAACCATCTCTGGACTGACCACCACCGGAGCTTCCATTCTGGACGACATCGAAGCGGTACCAAAAGGCATCCTGTTCTGGCGTTCATTGACCCAGTGGATCGGAGGCATGGGTATTATTGTGCTAACTGTAGCACTGTTACCCCTGCTGGGCATCGGTGGCATAGAACTGTTTGTTGCCGAAGTACCGGGGCCTACCTCCGACAAAATTCATCCCCGGATCGTGGAGACTGCCCGGTCTTTGTGGCTGGTTTATGTCATCCTCACCGGAGCCTGCACCGGCTTGCTGATGGTGGCCGGGATGACCTTCTACGATGCCCTCAACCATGCATTTACCACCATGGCAACCGGAGGGTTTTCAACCAAAAATGCCAGCATTGCCTATTACACCAGCCCCTACATCCAGTACATCCTGGTCTTCTTTATGTTTCTGGCCGGGACCAATTACAATCTGCTCTATTTCGGTATCCGGGGAAAACTGAAGACCATGTGGCGTAGCGATGAGTTTAAAGTATATACGATATTCATTGTGGGTGTAAGCATTATCCTGACAGGCTTTGTCTTATTCATCGTAAATGAACCTGCCGAAAAAATTTTCCGGGATGTGCTCTTCCAGGTAGTTTCCATTATCACCACTACCGGGTTTGTGACCGCCGACTATACCCAATGGTCGGTAGCGCTGACCATGTTCTTTTTTATTCTGATGTTTTTAGGTGGTAGCGCCGGATCAACCAGCGGGGGTATAAAATTTATTCGTCACATCGTATTCCTGAAAAACTCCTTTCTGGAATTTAAACGGCTTTTGCATCCACGTGCTCTGATCCGGGTGAAAATCGACCACCAGATCGTGGTTCCCCGTGTTCTGACCCATATCCTGGTCTTTCTCCTGATCTATCTTTTGGTCTTTCTCAGCGGCTCGGTAGTCGTTGCCTTTCTGGGAATGGATTTTATTTCTGCTATCGGAGCCGTAGCAACCTGTCTGGCGAATGTGGGACCGGGGATCGGAACGGTGGGACCCGTCAATAATTTTGCCGCGGTTCCCGATGCGGCCAAATGGTTTCTCAGTTTCCTGATGCTGCTGGGCCGGCTGGAGTTGTTTACCATACTGCTCCTTTTCACCCCATACTTCTGGAAATCCAATTAA
- the trkA gene encoding Trk system potassium transporter TrkA — translation MKIVIAGAGDIGFHLAKLLSAEKQDIILIDTNQEVLDYAQSHLDVMTIRGDSASLEVLRRAEISKANLFLGVTTSEKNNIFSAILAKKMGADQTIARVNNPEFLAEEEKNNFVELGIDSLISPLQLAAKEIYRLIKQERVTDIFDFEDGKISLVGLTLDDHSNFLNRTIREVFPVAANGNGHTHVCKPIAILRGNQTFLPSETTLLRQNDHLYFITKKNQIDGVVNMAGKEKRKIRNIMIIGGGTMAFRTAELLEDEYNVTIVEKDKEACKDLIERLHHSLVIQGDYSNFELLKEEGLSSMDVFIALTGNTETNILSSLVAKNCGVGKTIAQVENIEYTHISQNIGIDTLINKKLIAANNIFRYVRKGHVEAITSLHGVDAEVIEFLVTKNNRLTKKRLCELHLPESALVGGVIRGEESMLVNEEFQLQIGDKVIIFTLPEAIGKVEKLFH, via the coding sequence ATGAAAATAGTAATAGCCGGAGCCGGCGATATAGGCTTCCATCTTGCCAAATTGCTTTCAGCTGAAAAACAGGACATCATTCTGATCGACACCAATCAGGAAGTCCTGGATTATGCCCAATCGCATTTGGATGTGATGACAATCCGGGGTGATTCCGCATCCCTGGAAGTGTTGCGACGGGCTGAAATCTCAAAAGCCAACTTATTTCTGGGTGTTACCACATCCGAAAAGAACAACATCTTCAGTGCTATCCTGGCTAAGAAAATGGGGGCTGACCAAACCATCGCCCGCGTAAACAATCCTGAATTTCTCGCCGAAGAAGAAAAGAACAATTTCGTTGAACTGGGCATCGATTCCCTCATTTCACCACTTCAGTTGGCGGCTAAGGAGATCTACCGGCTAATCAAACAGGAACGTGTAACCGACATTTTTGATTTCGAAGATGGGAAGATTTCATTGGTCGGATTGACCCTGGATGATCATTCGAATTTCCTCAACCGGACCATCCGGGAGGTATTTCCCGTCGCTGCCAATGGAAATGGACATACCCACGTCTGCAAACCCATCGCCATATTACGGGGTAATCAAACCTTTTTACCAAGCGAAACAACCCTCCTCCGGCAAAACGACCACCTGTATTTCATCACCAAGAAAAATCAGATCGACGGCGTGGTGAATATGGCTGGCAAGGAGAAAAGAAAGATCCGCAACATTATGATCATCGGCGGTGGCACCATGGCCTTTCGGACGGCGGAACTGCTGGAGGATGAGTACAATGTCACCATCGTTGAAAAAGACAAGGAAGCGTGTAAGGACCTGATCGAACGATTGCACCACAGTCTGGTGATCCAGGGGGATTATTCCAATTTCGAATTGCTCAAAGAGGAAGGCCTGAGTTCAATGGATGTCTTTATTGCACTGACCGGAAACACCGAAACCAACATCTTAAGCAGTCTGGTAGCGAAAAACTGTGGCGTAGGCAAGACCATAGCCCAGGTGGAAAACATTGAATACACCCATATTTCTCAAAACATCGGGATCGACACCCTGATCAATAAAAAACTTATTGCCGCCAACAACATCTTCCGGTATGTACGCAAAGGGCATGTGGAGGCCATCACCAGTCTGCATGGTGTGGATGCTGAAGTCATAGAATTCCTGGTCACGAAAAATAACCGGTTGACAAAAAAACGGTTGTGTGAACTGCATTTACCGGAGTCCGCACTGGTAGGCGGGGTTATACGCGGCGAAGAAAGCATGCTGGTGAATGAGGAATTCCAACTGCAGATCGGCGACAAAGTCATCATTTTTACCTTACCGGAAGCCATCGGCAAAGTAGAAAAACTGTTCCACTGA
- a CDS encoding aldo/keto reductase — protein MKLRKLGKTDNMLSEIGLGCMSLPVDNEAESIKLIHHALDAGINVLDTADLYQQGGNEEVVGKAIHDRRDKVFLCSKVGNEWKADGSWTWNPRKEYIVKAIKESLKRLKTDHIDLYQMHGGTMEDPLDESLEAMTQLQSEGLIRNYGISSIRPTVIKWWVENSGLASVMVQYSLLDRRPEEQIFPLLADKGIGILLRGTLAQGLLVDKPAKDYLARNADMVAFVQEKIKQVAGSLSPELVALNFVLKRSEVDVAVVGIRTEKQLKGMIAALDYKLSADDYMALKEAAPAYTYEDHRI, from the coding sequence ATGAAGCTTCGTAAACTTGGAAAAACCGACAATATGCTCAGTGAAATCGGCCTTGGCTGTATGTCATTGCCCGTAGACAATGAAGCTGAGTCGATCAAGTTGATCCATCATGCGCTGGATGCCGGCATCAACGTTCTGGATACCGCTGACCTGTATCAGCAGGGCGGGAACGAAGAGGTTGTCGGGAAAGCCATCCATGACCGGCGGGATAAGGTGTTTCTTTGTTCCAAGGTAGGAAATGAATGGAAAGCGGACGGGAGCTGGACCTGGAACCCCAGGAAGGAATACATTGTAAAAGCAATAAAAGAGAGTTTGAAGCGCCTGAAAACCGATCACATTGATTTGTATCAGATGCACGGCGGTACCATGGAGGATCCGCTCGATGAAAGTCTGGAGGCAATGACGCAACTACAGTCGGAAGGCCTGATCCGTAATTATGGAATTTCTTCGATCCGCCCCACCGTCATCAAGTGGTGGGTGGAAAACTCGGGTTTAGCCAGTGTAATGGTTCAATACAGCTTGCTGGACCGCCGGCCGGAAGAGCAGATCTTTCCTTTGCTGGCCGACAAAGGGATCGGCATTTTGCTCCGGGGCACATTGGCCCAGGGATTATTGGTCGATAAGCCGGCGAAAGACTATCTGGCGCGTAATGCGGATATGGTGGCTTTCGTCCAGGAAAAGATCAAACAGGTGGCTGGTTCCTTATCTCCGGAACTGGTCGCATTGAATTTTGTCCTTAAACGCTCCGAAGTAGATGTGGCTGTGGTAGGCATCCGTACGGAAAAACAACTTAAAGGCATGATAGCAGCATTGGACTACAAGCTGTCTGCAGACGATTATATGGCCCTCAAAGAAGCCGCACCGGCTTATACCTACGAGGATCACCGGATCTGA